The sequence GGCCTGCTCGGCCCCTCCGGAGCGGGCAAGACCACGCTGCTGGCGACCCTCAGCGGGGAGCACAAGCCCTCCGCGGGCCGGGTCACCTGGGACGGCCGCGACGTGACGAGGCTGCGCGGGAAGGAGCGGCGCCGCTTCCGGGCGGCCGTCCGCTTCGTCTCGCAGTACGCGATGACGATCTCCGATCCGCGGGAGACGGTCAGCTCCCGTCTCGAGCTCGCCGCGAAGGAGGCTCGCAAGGGAGGGCGCACCCACGCCGTCTCCCCCGCCGAGATGCTCGCGAGCGTCGGCCTGCCCGACGGTCTCCTGCCGCGCACGATGCGCACCCTCTCCGGCGGGGAGACCCAGCGGGTCGCGCTCGCGACCGCGCTCGCCACCCGGCCGGAGATCCTGGTGCTCGACGAGCCGCTGACCGCGGTGGATCCGAACACCCGCACCGAGATCGCCGCCACCCTCGCCGCGACCATCGGGCGCCTGGGCATCGGCACGCTCGTCGCCTCCCACGACGTCGAGCTGCTGCAGCGGCTGTGCCCGCAGATCGCCTTCCTCGGGCAGGGGCGGCTGCTCGCCCAGGGCACTCTGGCCGAGGTGCTCTCCCACACCGAGCACGAGCCGATCCGAGAGCTCGCCGAGGCGAACCCGCGGGCGGTGCAGCGCTTCCGCTGACCCCTGCGCCGCCGGATCCATCGGCGGGATCGCCCGCGCGAGAGCGATGCGCGCCGGCCAGTTCCCCGGTCACGGCGCAGGAGGGCCGGCGCCTCAGATGCCGGGATCCCCCTCGCCCGCGGCCTGGACCA comes from Brachybacterium faecium DSM 4810 and encodes:
- a CDS encoding ABC-type multidrug transport system, ATPase component (PFAM: ABC transporter), which codes for MPAPSSLIASSLHAGYPGEEVLSGIDLTVHPGAAPLGLLGPSGAGKTTLLATLSGEHKPSAGRVTWDGRDVTRLRGKERRRFRAAVRFVSQYAMTISDPRETVSSRLELAAKEARKGGRTHAVSPAEMLASVGLPDGLLPRTMRTLSGGETQRVALATALATRPEILVLDEPLTAVDPNTRTEIAATLAATIGRLGIGTLVASHDVELLQRLCPQIAFLGQGRLLAQGTLAEVLSHTEHEPIRELAEANPRAVQRFR